The Linepithema humile isolate Giens D197 chromosome 2, Lhum_UNIL_v1.0, whole genome shotgun sequence genome has a segment encoding these proteins:
- the LOC136997940 gene encoding uncharacterized protein yields the protein MGIFSIVEFEDGIQLAPTSWIYCDNKKCYWPSYTKQAKINQAIFNQEDPNPLIWPSYNILRIFGTTDTHANGIKKLKIAEQFSDIDSGKNDIEKKISRRERAKKRNYYTSDFENESCHKQKKTCKEIPPLPILQIAKEQSNTISSVPENILKQKCNNELQENSTFMASSSLYDFKKHGSKISSDNIESDILCSKQQSLSYNTDFQKEILRKLNIILYKINTIDERMEILEERRLISYYKREGDINTLNTKELGLPLCDELALNTLENKLEDNEFFESMVHTLKGLGGVDVHSCTINILKKLMSNSLAEMYSFAGIKKKKAFQELTLYKIILKTVRIHYKDVTEEEVAKFIAKWLVQAKARRERKKSSISLDENKNMQICSNHDDAEDDL from the exons atgggAATATTTTCGATTGTGGAGTTCGAGGATGGGATCCAACTTGCCCCCACGTCATGGATTTattgtgataataaaaaatgttattggcCAAGTTATACAAAACAAGCAAAGATTAATCAGgctatttttaatcaagaaGATCCGAATCCATTAATATGGCcgtcatataatatattacgaaTTTTTGGTACAACAG atacaCATGCAAAtggcataaaaaaattgaaaatcgcTGAACAATTTTCCGATATTGATTCTGGGAAAAAtgacattgaaaaaaaaatatctagacGTGAGCGagcaaagaaaagaaattactATACTTCTGATTTCGAAAATGAATCATGTcacaagcaaaaaaaaaccTGTAAAGAAATACCGCCTTTGCCCATATTGCAAATAGCAAAGGAACAGTCAAACACTATTTCGAGCGTACCGGAAAACATATTGAAACAGAAGTGTAACAATGAACTTCAAGAAAACAGTACTTTTATGGCAAGTTCATCActttatgattttaaaaaacatggTTCAAAGATATCTTCTGATAACATTGAATCTGACATCTTATGCTCGAAACAACAATCTCTATCATATAATAcag attttcaaaaagaaattttgcgcaaactaaatattattctatataaaataaatacgatagATGAAAGGATGGAGATTCTTGAAGAACGtcgtttaatttcttattacaaaCGTGAGGGGGATATTAAcactttaaatacaaaagaattgGGATTGCCTTTGTGCGATGAATTAGCACTTAATactctagaaaataaattggaaGACAATGAGTTTTTTGAAAGTATG GTACATACATTAAAAGGCCTAGGAGGTGTTGATGTGCATTCTTGCActattaatatacttaaaaaattgatgtcTAACTCTTTGGCCGAAATGTACAGTTTTGccggaataaaaaagaaaaaggctTTCCAGGAATTGACTTTGTACAAAATCATactta aaactGTCCGCATTCATTACAAGGACGTGACTGAGGAGGAAGTTGCCAAATTTATAGCGAAATGGCTAGTACAGGCCAAAGCTCGTCGAGAGagaaa aaaatcttCTATTTCACttgatgaaaacaaaaatatgcaGATATGCAGCAATCACGATGATGCCGAAGATGATTTATGA